From a single Brassica rapa cultivar Chiifu-401-42 chromosome A01, CAAS_Brap_v3.01, whole genome shotgun sequence genomic region:
- the LOC103839597 gene encoding phylloplanin — protein MAILRNKNITFSLILMCLIVVSPIANAQLGGLGGGLGGLGMLLGGLTNIFNIQGLLMCSVTGTVSTNNATAVPPFPNAGIVFQCTGQNVSSTTTNANGVFSIPTIGLPFSPSTLLSSGCRLVVTTPLTACNVSLPAAGLLMAPLSLVGTAAGDGLNIFSLVPGAFGLVG, from the exons ATGGCAATACTCAGGAACAAAAACATAACCTTTTCATTGATCTTGATGTGTCTCATTGTGGTGTCTCCAATTGCTAATGCTCAGCTTGGTGGTCTGGGTGGTGGGCTTGGTGGTCTTGGTATGCTTCTTGGTGGGCTTACTAATATCTTTAATATTCAAGGCCTTCTCATGTGCTCTGTCACTGGCACCGTCTCTACCAATAACGCGACTGCCGTTCCTCCTTTTCCTA ATGCGGGAATAGTGTTCCAGTGCACTGGGCAAAATGTTTCAAGTACGACTACGAACGCTAATGGAGTATTCTCGATTCCTACTATTGGACTTCCCTTTTCGCCTTCAACACTCCTCTCCTCCGGTTGTAGGCTCGTCGTCACGACCCCTCTCACCGCCTGTAACGTCAGCCTCCCTGCGGCCGGACTCCTCATGGCACCTTTATCTCTAGTCGGAACCGCTGCCGGCGACGGCCTCAACATCTTCAGCCTCGTCCCAGGTGCCTTTGGCCTCGTCGGTTAA
- the LOC103839588 gene encoding phylloplanin-like codes for MAILRNKKITFLLILMCLIVVSPIANAQLGGLGGGLGGLGMLLGGLTNIFNIQGLLMCSVTGTVSTNNATAVPPFPNAGIVFQCTGQNVSSTTTNANGVFSIPTIGLPFSPSTLLSSGCRLVVTTPLTACNVSLPAAGLLMAPLSLVGTAAGDGLNIFSLVPGAFGLVG; via the exons ATGGCAATACTcaggaacaaaaaaataacctTTTTATTGATCTTGATGTGTCTCATTGTGGTGTCTCCAATTGCTAATGCTCAGCTTGGTGGTCTAGGTGGTGGGCTTGGTGGTCTTGGTATGCTTCTTGGCGGGCTTACTAATATCTTTAATATTCAAGGCCTTCTCATGTGCTCTGTCACTGGCACCGTCTCTACCAATAACGCGACTGCCGTTCCTCCTTTCCCTA ATGCGGGAATAGTGTTCCAGTGCACTGGGCAAAATGTTTCAAGTACGACTACGAACGCTAATGGAGTATTCTCGATTCCTACTATTGGACTTCCCTTTTCGCCTTCAACACTCCTCTCCTCCGGTTGTAGGCTCGTCGTCACGACCCCTCTCACCGCCTGTAACGTCAGCCTCCCTGCGGCCGGACTCCTCATGGCACCTTTATCTCTAGTCGGAACCGCTGCCGGCGACGGCCTCAACATCTTCAGCCTCGTCCCAGGTGCCTTTGGCCTCGTCGGTTAA